From Diceros bicornis minor isolate mBicDic1 chromosome 17, mDicBic1.mat.cur, whole genome shotgun sequence, the proteins below share one genomic window:
- the LOC131416539 gene encoding olfactory receptor 6C2-like, producing MRNHTAITTFILLGLTDNPQLQILIFVFLFLTYMLSVTGNLTIITLTLIDSHLKTPMYFFLRNFSFLEVSFTTVCIPRFLYSISTGDNTITYNACATQIFFVILFGATEFFLLAAMSYDRYVAICKPLHYMTIMNNRVCIVLVVCCWVFGLMIILPPLSLGLQLEFCDSNAIDHFGCDAAPLLKISCSDTWVMEQTIILVAVFGLIITLMCVLLSYTYIIRTILGFPSVQQRRKAFSTCSSHMIVVSIAYGSCIFIYVKPSVKDQVSINKGVVVLHSSVAPLLNPFIYSLRNKQVKQAFSNCIKRITLLQSHM from the coding sequence ATGAGGAACCACACAGCAATAACAACTTTTATCCTGCTGGGACTGACAGATAACCCACAACTGCAAATCctgatttttgtctttctatttctcACCTACATGTTGAGTGTAACAGGGAACCTGACTATTATCACCCTAACATTGATAGACTCCCATCTTAAAACTCCTATGTACTTTTTCCTTAGAAATTTTTCCTTCTTAGAAGTTTCATTTACCACTGTCTGCATTCCTAGATTCCTGTACAGTATATCAACCGGGGACAATACCATTACCTACAATGCTTGTgcaactcaaatattttttgttattctcTTTGGAGCAACAGAATTTTTTCTCCTGGCAGCCATGTCCTATGATCGATATGTTGCTATCTGTAAACCCCTTCACTACATGACCATCATGAACAATAGGGTGTGCATCGTATTAGTCGTTTGCTGTTGGGTGTTTGGCTTGATGATCATTCTACCACCCCTTAGCCTGGGCCTCCAGCTGGAATTCTGTGACTCCAATGCCATTGATCATTTTGGCTGCGATGCAGCTCCCCTCCTAAAGATCTCATGCTCAGACACCTGGGTAATGGAACAAACCATTATCCTTGTGGCTGTATTTGGACTCATTATCACCCTCATGTGTGTGCTTCTGTCCTACACATACATCATCAGGACCATTCTGGGATTCCCCTCAGtccaacaaagaagaaaagcctTTTCTACCTGCTCATCGCACATGATAGTGGTTTCCATCGCCTACGGAAGCTGCATCTTCATCTACGTCAAGCCCTCAGTAAAAGACcaggtgtccataaataaagGAGTTGTAGTGCTCCATAGTTCTGTTGCCCCCTTGTTGAACCCCTTCATTTACTCTCTGAGGAATAAGCAAGTGAAACAAGCTTTCAGTAATTGTATAAAGAGGATTACGTTACTTCAGAGCCACATGtga